A genomic window from Camelina sativa cultivar DH55 chromosome 2, Cs, whole genome shotgun sequence includes:
- the LOC104718749 gene encoding uncharacterized protein LOC104718749, which yields MSPTELKEGLTADETTKKEPDEADRMQMTDARCSRCNQLTVGLRDIIQAGHGDRYQLECVDCGYSWYASRDEVSTLTIGIEKPAQGTEKEDTEKNLTSPRETEKPKDEALKTNDSNADNNPEASKKPE from the exons ATGTCACCCACTGAGTTAAAG GAGGGTCTAACTGCTGACGAAACAACAAAGAAGGAGCCTGATGAGGCGGATCGCATGcag ATGACTGATGCAAGATGCTCGAGATGCAATCAATTGACGGTCGGGCTGCGGGATATCATCCAAGCTGGGCATGGAGATCGCTATCAG CTGGAGTGTGTTGACTGTGGCTATTCTTGGTACGCCTCAAGGGATGAGGTTTCAACTCTGACAataggcatagaaaaacctGCCCAAGGCACAGAGAAGGAGGATACTGAGAAGAATTTGACCAGTCCTCGTGAAACTGAGAAACCAAAAGACGAAGCCTTGAAGACCAATGACTCAAATGCTGACAACAATCCAGAAGCCTCCAAGAAACCAGAGTAA